A stretch of the Lineus longissimus chromosome 10, tnLinLong1.2, whole genome shotgun sequence genome encodes the following:
- the LOC135494578 gene encoding ubiquitin-associated domain-containing protein 2-like — protein sequence MFSPYSHSGFFNAPVSKGFLGTVVVASFALNVPFQNYCRHLFLYSYAGIFEKFEIWRIITSKVAFLDTKDLICGTLLIYYFRIFERKYGSTKFASYLIATCTLSTALELLAKTACEYITLNIGDLPSGPYGFIFPLFVPYFCDIPRVAMTHILGIPVTGKSFMYILGLQIASTSPESIIVGVCGILSGLLYRLDLGKIQGWFKVPTRLANVAAKTLGWLLRSPPPMNQSGMGATLEIQRQQQMERMEQQLARARQRDFRNRGIQIGRPQPMNPEIFANNFQNHIRELRNRQPPPADPVPGPSGLQATPAAVPEEQVTRLTEMGFERDNALQALRATNNDINLAMNILLQDSAS from the exons ATGTTCTCCCCATATAGTCATTCTGGTTTTT TCAATGCACCAGTCAGCAAAGGGTTCCTGGGAACAGTCGTTGTGGCATCCTTTGCCCTTAACGTCCCTTTCCAGAATTATTGTCGGCATCTATTTTTGTACAGCTACGCTGGAATATTTGAGAAATTCGAG ATCTGGAGAATTATCACAAGTAAAGTGGCCTTTCTTGACACAAAGGACTTGATATGTGGCACATTGCTGATATATTACTTCcgtatttttgaaagaaaatatggGTCGACTAAATTTGCT TCCTACCTGATTGCGACATGTACTCTCTCCACTGCTCTGGAACTGTTGGCAAAGACAGCTTGTGAATACATCACGCTGAATATTGGCGATCTTCCTTCTGGCCC GTATGGTTTCATCTTTCCTCTCTTCGTACCATATTTCTGTGACATTCCTCGAGTAGCTATGACTCACATATTAGGTATACCAGTCACCGGAAAGTCTTTCATGTATATACTGGGACTTCAG ATTGCCAGTACGTCACCAGAATCAATCATAGTTGGAGTTTGTGGAATT ttgtCTGGTTTACTGTATAGATTAGACTTAGGGAAAATTCAAGGATGGTTTAAGGTGCCCACACGTCTAGCCAATGTTGCTGCCAAAACACTTGGATGGCTCCTACGGTCGCCCCCACCAATGAATCAGTCGGGGATGGGCGCAACGCTCGAGATTCAGAGACAACAACAAATGGAGAGGATGGAACAACAATTAGCGCGAGCAAGGCAGCGTGATTTTAGAAATCGAGGTATTCAAATAGGAAGGCCACAGCCAATG AATCCAGAAATATTTgccaacaactttcagaatcacaTACGGGAATTACGAAATAGACAACCACCACCAGCGGACCCTGTCCCTGGGCCGTCAGGGCTACAGGCTACACCTGCAGCTGTCCCTGAAGAGCAG GTCACTAGACTCACCGAAATGGGTTTTGAAAGAGACAATGCCCTTCAAGCGTTGAGGGCGACTAACAATGATATTAACCTGGCCATGAACATATTATTACAAGACTCAGCTTCGTAG